A single region of the Thermotoga profunda AZM34c06 genome encodes:
- a CDS encoding flavodoxin has translation MANSKILIAYFSRRGNNYFNGRITNLSIGNTEIVAQKIQKLTGSDLFEIKTVKQYPEDYYKTTEMAKEEKRKNARPELANKLENISSYEMIFLRYPNWWGTMPMAVFTFLESYDFTGKTIAPFCTHEGSGLGSSEHDIKKLCPNANVLPGLAIRGSNVNQADKDIQNWLSKLGLST, from the coding sequence ATGGCTAATTCTAAAATTCTCATCGCTTATTTTTCTCGCAGGGGAAACAATTATTTCAATGGCAGAATTACTAATTTGTCAATTGGAAATACAGAAATAGTTGCTCAAAAAATACAAAAACTAACAGGTAGTGATCTATTCGAAATCAAAACAGTAAAGCAATATCCAGAAGATTATTATAAAACAACGGAAATGGCAAAAGAAGAAAAAAGGAAAAATGCTAGACCAGAACTTGCAAATAAACTCGAAAATATAAGTTCATATGAAATGATTTTCCTTAGATATCCCAATTGGTGGGGAACAATGCCAATGGCAGTATTTACTTTTTTAGAGTCTTACGATTTTACAGGAAAGACCATTGCTCCATTTTGCACACACGAAGGGAGTGGACTTGGAAGTAGTGAACACGATATAAAGAAATTGTGCCCAAATGCAAATGTATTACCAGGACTAGCTATTAGAGGGAGTAATGTTAACCAAGCTGACAAAGACATTCAAAACTGGTTATCAAAACTTGGTTTATCAACTTAA